From Alloacidobacterium dinghuense:
GTTTCAGAAGCCGACTTTCAACCGCAACCAGTTCGGTATGAACTTCGGTGGCCCAATCCTCAAGAACAAGCTCTTCTTCTTCCTCGACTACGAAGGATTCCGCCAGACGCTGAAGCCTCTCGGCGTCTTCACCCTGCCCACTCAGAACGAGCTGAACGGCACCCTCGTCGTCCCAGTCAAGAACCCGATCACTGGACAGACTTATGCCGCCGGTCAGCGTATTCCGGACGGCGCCTTCAATCCAACATCACTGCAGGTCGTCAACTTCTTCCGCCAGATCCCGCTTCCCATTGCCGGTTCGTCCACGACCGGCCTTGCTTCGAACGACTACTCGCTCCTCGTCCCGTTCACCGATAACTCCGACAAGGGTGATCTGCGCCTTGACTGGCAACAGAATGCGACCAGCTCATGGTTTCTCCGCGTCAGCGATCGCAAAGAGACTGGCGTCAACTATCCGGCCATCCCGCTGCCCCTCGACGGCCAGACAAACGGCACAATTCGAGTGCTCGATCAGCAGGTAGCGCTCGGCTACACCCATCTCTTCGGCGCGAACAAAGTTCTCGATGCCCGCCTCGGCCTCTCGCGCACCAAGGCCGGTAAATTCACGCTCTCCATCGGGAACAACTCCATTACCATTCCCGGCCTGCCTTCCAACCCGATCGTAGCCGGCGGCTTGCCATCCATCGGCATTACCAACTTCAGCGCCTTCGGCCGCCAGAGCACGAATCCGCAGTGGCAGGACCCGGCTTTGCTCGATCCCAAAGTCAACTTCACCTGGGTGAAGGGCCAGCACTCGCTGAAGTTCGGTTACGAATACGAACACATCTGGATGGCAGTCAACGACAACAACCCTCTCTACGGATCGTTCGGCTTCACCTCCGATTACACCAACACGACCACCGGATCACCGGTTGCCGACAACTACTGGGCCGACTTCCTCTTCGGCATGCCATCCTCGTACGCCTTGGCAAATTACTACGTCGCTCATCTGCGCTCCACGATGGACAACGTCTACGCGCAGGACGACTGGAGAATCACTCCGAAATTCACCCTCAACTACGGCCTGCGCTGGGAATACGGCTCGCCCTACTCCGAGGAAAATAACAACATCTCGAACTTCGACCCTGTCTCCCAGACGGTGCTCACCCTCACGCCCGGCGCAGTTGCGGGCAATGGCATCACGCCCGTCCACGGCAGCGGAGTCTACGGCAGCACCCTCGTCAATCCCGACCTCACCGACTTCGGACCGCGTATCGGCTTCGCTTATTCGCTCGATGACAAGACAGTCGTTCATGGCGGCTTCGGCATGAGCTTCGTCCACTACACCCGCGCCGGCTCCGGTGACATCCTCGGCATCAACGCTCCGCAAGCGCAGTTTGCTTCGGTCGGATCGCAGGCAGTGGCGCCATCGGCTGCTTCTCAGTGCCCAGTCGGTGCGCCGGCTACGAATTGCTTCGTTACCATCGATCGCGGTTTCCCCGCCTCGCTGACAGTCTTCAACAAGGCGACCGACAACATCACCTACATCCCCAAAGACACCAAGGACAGCTACGTCGAGAGCTACTTCCTGAGCGTGCAGCGCCAGCTCGCAAAGAATATCGTCTTCGACGTTGCCTATGTCGGCAATCACGGCGTAAAGCTGCAGGGCTTCCTCAACGCCAACCAGAAGAACCCCAATGCTGGGTTCGCCCGTCCCTTCAGCCAATGGCCGTCGGACATCACCGCTGCGGTCAACGCCTTTTACTCGCACTATGATTCACTGCAGGCCCGCTATGAGCAGCGCTTCGTCGGCGGGTTGACGCTCCTGAACTCATTCACCTGGCAGCACTCGCTCGACAACGCCAGCGCTTCGCTCGAAGGCAACACACCGTCGCCGCAGGATGGCAACAACATCAGCGCCGACTATTCGCAATCGGACTACAACCTGCCCATTGCGAACGTCACCAGCCTGGTCTATGAGCTGCCCTTCGGTCACGGCCGCGCCTATCTTTCCAACACCAACGGATTCGTCGACGCGGTTCTTGGTGGCTGGCAGGTCAGCGGCATCAACACCATGCAGGCTGGCACGCCGTTTAACATCACCTATTCGCCCAGCGCGGCTAATCAGGTCTCGCAGCAAATCACAGCCAGCTATCGCGGAGCCAACCTCTACCGCCCGGACCGTGTTCCCGGTCAGCCTCTGATCAAGAAAACGAAGCTGCCCGGCACCGGATACGTCCAGTACGTCAACTATGCCGCGTTTGTCTTGCCGCCAACCAAGGACGCAGCCGGAAACCTGCTCAGCCCCTTCGGCAATTCCTCGCGTAACCCGGGACGCACTCCGGCCTTCTACCAGACAGACCTCGCGCTGAACAAGAAATTCAACCTGCCCGTTGAGAGCATGAAGCTCGAATTCCGCTCCGAGTTCTACAACTTCTTTAACCACAGCAATTACTACCTGCCGAGCAGCGGCCTCGGTGGAACGCTCGGTACAGCCAGCTCTGCATTTGCGCCGGGAGCAACTGTCCCCGTCAGCGCAATCACAGGCGGCACTCCTAGCAGCAATGGAGTGATCACCAGCACCTTCCAGCCACGCATCATCCAGTTCGGCCTAAAGCTGACTTACTAAGGTTGCAAATCGCTTTTCATGGGAGCAGCAGGTCGGCTCCCATTTTTTTTGCGCTCCCTGTACATTGAACGGGAATGAGTAACAACTTTGAAGACTTGCAGAAACAGGTAGCCGAGCTCACTGCAAGAGTCTGGCGTCTGGAGCAGGCGGCGCAGGCAAATGCCGCACCGCAGCCGCGCAACATTCCCGCCCCTCCGCCCGAAGCTGTAGTCGCGACGCCGCGACCTGCCGCCAAAGTCCAGGCAAGATCCCTCGAAACGCGCATCGGTTCCCAACTCTTCAATCGCATCGGAATCATCGCATTGCTCATCGGCATGGCATGGTTCCTCAAGTTCGCCATCGATAACCAGTGGATCGGCCCTGCGGCCCGCGTACTCATCGGCATGATTGCCGGTGTCGGAATCATTGCCTGGTCCGAGCGCTTTCGGAGTCAGGGATACCGCGCCTTTTCCTACTCTCTCAAGGCGCTCGGAACAGGCATTCTGTATCTATCGTTGTGGGCCGCCTATGCGGTCTTCCATCTTGTGCCCGGTACTGTTGCCTTGCTCGCAATGGTGCTGGTCACAGCTTCCAACGCCATTCTGTGCTGGATGCAGAACTCCGAAGTGCTCGCCTTCTACGCGGCCATCGGAGGCTTCATCACCCCGCTCCTGCTTTCAAATGGGCAGAATCATGCGCTGGAACTCTTCAGCTATCTTCTGCTGCTCGACATAGCTGCGATTATCATGATTGCGCTGCGGCCTTGGGCGCGCCTGCTGCTCGCAGCCTTTATAGGAACGAGTTTTTATGCGATTGCGTGGTATATCAGTTATTACTCCGACCGGCAGTTCGCCCTGGCCGCTTTCTTTCTCGTCGCTTTCTTCCTGCTCTTCGCCATTGCGCCGCAGCTCTTGCGCAATCTGCGCCTGGCAACGCAAACGAGACATCTCACCGTTCAGGACAACGTCGTTCTAATCGTTCTGCCCCTGCTGAATGCCGCACTCGCGTTCTTTGAGTTCTATGCGCTACTCAGTGAGCCGGGCAGAACCCACGCCCGACCGTGGATCGCCTTGCCGCTGGCCGCTTTTTATCTGATCATGCTGCGCATTTCGCGCCTGCACCAATTGAGCGGCACGCCCATGGCATTGCCCGCGGTCTATCTGGCCATCAGCGTCATCTTCTTTACTGCTGCTATTCCTTTGGAACTCAACGGGCTCTACATTGCCATCGGATGGCTGCTCGAAGGCGCAGCGCTCATTTGGATGGCGAGGCAACAAAATCACAGAGAATTGCGCTTCCTGGCAGTTTCAGTGCTCGCCCTGGCCTTTGTCGGCGTGAACGTGATTCATCTCGGCGGCGGCCAACCCGTCCTCTTCAACGGGCGATTCGCCACCTACCTCGTTGCCATCGTCGTCTTCGCTTTCTCAGCCTGGATCGCGCTGCATTCCCCTCAGGAATGGAAGCCTATTGCAATCGGAGCTGGGATTGCCGCAAGCGTGCTCGCCATGATCGCTGTCTGCCTGGAAATCCACTCCTTTTGGGTGGTGCAGACCGCCGTTCACCGGGGCGATCTCTACATCTACGAACAGTTCACCTACTCAGCCTGGGCCATGGTCTTCGGAGCAGCCTTGCTCGGCGTAGGTTTCTGGAAAAAGTCAGCCTTTCTTCGCTGGCAGGCGTTGGCCCTCCTCACCCTGAGCATCGCCAAAGTCTTTCTCGTCGACACACGCCAGCTGAGCCAGGGATACCGCATCCTGAGCTTTCTCGGCCTCGGCATACTGTTGCTTGCCGTCAGCTTTGCCTACCAGCGCGATTGGCTCAGCCTGCGTGCCAACAAGCCCTAATTCATTAGAATCCAGGCCTCAGGGACGCTTGTAGATCACGCCGCCCTTCATCACGAAGGAGACGCGCTGGGTTACGCTGATGTCTTCGAGCGGATTGCCAGGCACAGCAATCACATCGGCGTAGTAGCCAGACTTGAGCTCGCCGATCCGTCCGTCCCAGCCCAGCAGCTTCGCGCCATTCAGCAGGTCGGCCTGCAGCACCTGCGCCGCCGGCATGCCGAACTTCACCATCAAGACCAGTTCGCGCGCCTGCGTGCCATGCGGAAACGGCCCCACATCCGATCCGACAGCGAACGGAATACCGGCTGCCATCTGCTTCTTG
This genomic window contains:
- a CDS encoding TonB-dependent receptor; this encodes MGTIRDSSGASVTGASVIVTNKATGIENKVISDSNGNWEIPSLRVGTYHVTASMTGFNTAVADNVALSVGTRQRIDLTLEIGQAQETVEVNNVQLQLETESSQRGQIITQYQSTAMPLVSRNYSDFLALVTGSRQAPTAAMTSSVNSLVRAGAYNINGQRSMFNNFLLDGMDNNAYGESNQGFDNQIIAVPPDSVSQWQIVTNNENAEYGRSSGATINVASQSGTNNFHAMLYEFIRNTDLNAAGFFKPTLTGTLGPVPFQKPTFNRNQFGMNFGGPILKNKLFFFLDYEGFRQTLKPLGVFTLPTQNELNGTLVVPVKNPITGQTYAAGQRIPDGAFNPTSLQVVNFFRQIPLPIAGSSTTGLASNDYSLLVPFTDNSDKGDLRLDWQQNATSSWFLRVSDRKETGVNYPAIPLPLDGQTNGTIRVLDQQVALGYTHLFGANKVLDARLGLSRTKAGKFTLSIGNNSITIPGLPSNPIVAGGLPSIGITNFSAFGRQSTNPQWQDPALLDPKVNFTWVKGQHSLKFGYEYEHIWMAVNDNNPLYGSFGFTSDYTNTTTGSPVADNYWADFLFGMPSSYALANYYVAHLRSTMDNVYAQDDWRITPKFTLNYGLRWEYGSPYSEENNNISNFDPVSQTVLTLTPGAVAGNGITPVHGSGVYGSTLVNPDLTDFGPRIGFAYSLDDKTVVHGGFGMSFVHYTRAGSGDILGINAPQAQFASVGSQAVAPSAASQCPVGAPATNCFVTIDRGFPASLTVFNKATDNITYIPKDTKDSYVESYFLSVQRQLAKNIVFDVAYVGNHGVKLQGFLNANQKNPNAGFARPFSQWPSDITAAVNAFYSHYDSLQARYEQRFVGGLTLLNSFTWQHSLDNASASLEGNTPSPQDGNNISADYSQSDYNLPIANVTSLVYELPFGHGRAYLSNTNGFVDAVLGGWQVSGINTMQAGTPFNITYSPSAANQVSQQITASYRGANLYRPDRVPGQPLIKKTKLPGTGYVQYVNYAAFVLPPTKDAAGNLLSPFGNSSRNPGRTPAFYQTDLALNKKFNLPVESMKLEFRSEFYNFFNHSNYYLPSSGLGGTLGTASSAFAPGATVPVSAITGGTPSSNGVITSTFQPRIIQFGLKLTY
- a CDS encoding DUF2339 domain-containing protein, producing MSNNFEDLQKQVAELTARVWRLEQAAQANAAPQPRNIPAPPPEAVVATPRPAAKVQARSLETRIGSQLFNRIGIIALLIGMAWFLKFAIDNQWIGPAARVLIGMIAGVGIIAWSERFRSQGYRAFSYSLKALGTGILYLSLWAAYAVFHLVPGTVALLAMVLVTASNAILCWMQNSEVLAFYAAIGGFITPLLLSNGQNHALELFSYLLLLDIAAIIMIALRPWARLLLAAFIGTSFYAIAWYISYYSDRQFALAAFFLVAFFLLFAIAPQLLRNLRLATQTRHLTVQDNVVLIVLPLLNAALAFFEFYALLSEPGRTHARPWIALPLAAFYLIMLRISRLHQLSGTPMALPAVYLAISVIFFTAAIPLELNGLYIAIGWLLEGAALIWMARQQNHRELRFLAVSVLALAFVGVNVIHLGGGQPVLFNGRFATYLVAIVVFAFSAWIALHSPQEWKPIAIGAGIAASVLAMIAVCLEIHSFWVVQTAVHRGDLYIYEQFTYSAWAMVFGAALLGVGFWKKSAFLRWQALALLTLSIAKVFLVDTRQLSQGYRILSFLGLGILLLAVSFAYQRDWLSLRANKP